In a genomic window of [Empedobacter] haloabium:
- a CDS encoding substrate-binding domain-containing protein — MFRVKIHPQWEISVRPDSPLDTAALLALLKEIQDTGSIARAAKAVRLSYRYAWGLLREAEGQFGQALLATGRGRGTSLTALAQKLVWADRRIAARLSPMLESLASELENELGKMVADEPRALRLDASHGFAVAALTQHLQALRLPVELRYRNSTDALAALARGECDLAGFHVPVGPFQQPFLASCLRWLDPAKHCVLHLAVREQGLFVAPGNPLGIRSVADLAAPGVRFVNRQTGSGTRLLLEMLLAEAGIEPTAINGFGSAEFTHSAVAAYIASGMADVGLGVRTAAERFGLAFIPLLRERYFLALPCAAAGEAPLRDLVGVVRAPACHALIDALPGYDATATGTMQTLAEAFGVAA; from the coding sequence ATGTTCAGAGTGAAGATTCATCCCCAGTGGGAAATCAGCGTGCGCCCCGACAGTCCGCTCGACACGGCGGCGTTGCTGGCGCTGTTGAAGGAGATCCAGGACACCGGCTCGATCGCGCGCGCCGCGAAAGCCGTGCGCCTGTCCTACCGCTACGCCTGGGGCCTGCTGCGCGAAGCCGAGGGCCAGTTCGGCCAGGCCCTGCTGGCCACGGGGCGCGGCCGCGGCACCAGCTTGACGGCGCTGGCGCAAAAGCTCGTGTGGGCCGACCGCCGCATCGCCGCGCGCCTGTCGCCCATGCTGGAAAGCCTCGCTTCCGAGCTGGAAAACGAGTTGGGCAAGATGGTGGCGGACGAGCCGCGCGCGCTGCGCCTGGACGCCAGCCATGGCTTTGCCGTGGCGGCGCTGACCCAGCACCTGCAGGCGCTGCGCCTGCCCGTCGAGCTGCGCTACCGCAACAGCACGGACGCGCTGGCGGCGCTGGCGCGCGGCGAATGCGACCTGGCCGGCTTCCACGTGCCGGTCGGCCCGTTCCAGCAGCCGTTCCTGGCGAGCTGCCTGCGCTGGCTCGACCCTGCGAAACACTGCGTACTGCACCTGGCCGTGCGCGAGCAGGGCCTGTTCGTCGCGCCCGGCAATCCGCTCGGCATCCGCAGCGTGGCCGACCTGGCCGCACCGGGCGTGCGCTTCGTCAACCGCCAGACCGGCTCGGGCACCCGGCTGCTGCTGGAGATGCTGCTGGCCGAAGCCGGCATCGAGCCGACCGCGATCAATGGTTTCGGCAGCGCCGAGTTTACCCACAGCGCCGTGGCGGCCTACATCGCCAGCGGCATGGCGGACGTCGGGCTGGGCGTGCGCACGGCGGCCGAGCGCTTCGGCCTGGCGTTCATCCCGCTGCTGCGCGAACGCTATTTCCTGGCCCTGCCGTGTGCCGCCGCCGGGGAAGCGCCGCTGCGCGACCTGGTCGGCGTGGTGCGTGCACCGGCCTGCCATGCGCTGATCGACGCCCTGCCCGGCTACGACGCGACAGCCACCGGCACGATGCAGACGCTGGCCGAAGCGTTCGGCGTGGCGGCCTGA
- the fdhF gene encoding formate dehydrogenase subunit alpha produces the protein MIGFQLNGCDVQARPGETLLDVARREGIAVPHLCYKDGLAPAGNCRACVVEVEGERTLAPSCCRAPLPGMKVETASPRARAAQKMVLELLQSDLAEATYTRHNEVDEWAARLQVGKPRFAPRAQPARDASHAAITVNLDACIQCTRCVRACRDEQANDVIGLALRGDAAKIVFDMDDPMGASTCVACGECVQACPTGALAPARGAAMAVPDRQVASVCPFCGVGCQLTYNVQGNRIVSVEGRDGPANHGRLCVKGRYGFDYAHHPQRLTRPLIRRADAPKSATMAMDPTRVLEVFREASWEEALALAGGGLARIRDQSGRKALAGFGSAKGSNEEAYLFQKLVRTGFGSNNVDHCTRLCHASSVAALLEGIGSGAVSNPVMDVLQAEVVLVIGANPTVNHPVAATWIKNAVRNGTKLILCDPRRSELARHAHRTLQFKPDTDVALLNAMMHVIVAEGLADQAFIASRTSGYEALAANVAQYSPEAMAPLCGIDAETIRYVARLYATSKGSMILWGMGVSQHVHGTDNARCLIALALLTGQIGRPGTGLHPLRGQNNVQGASDAGLIPMMYPDYQRVTEASVRERFAQAWNVPAALLDDQPGLTVVEVMEAILAGTVKGMYIMGENPAMSDPDANHAREALAALDLLVVQDIFLTETAYLADVILPASAFPEKTGTFTNTDRLVQLGRQAIEPPGEARQDLWIICELARRLGLDWHYDHVAQVFDEMRRLMPSMAGITWQRLERDGAVVHPCPEEAHPGTPVVFTDTFPRPDGKARFVPADIIPANERPDAEYPMVLITGRQLEHWHTGSMTRRATVLDALEPDPVALIHPLDLAELGVAPGGVVTLASRRGSVALYARADEASPRGAVFVPFCYYEAAINRLTNAALDPYGKIPEFKYCAVRLTAGGTVEAQGSYGGGQMLQRLEQPA, from the coding sequence ATGATCGGCTTTCAACTGAACGGTTGCGACGTGCAGGCGCGCCCCGGCGAGACGCTGCTGGACGTGGCGCGGCGCGAGGGCATAGCCGTGCCACACCTGTGCTACAAGGATGGCCTGGCGCCGGCCGGCAACTGCCGCGCCTGCGTGGTCGAGGTCGAGGGCGAACGCACCTTGGCACCGTCGTGCTGCCGCGCGCCGCTGCCCGGCATGAAGGTGGAGACGGCCAGCCCGCGCGCCCGGGCGGCGCAGAAGATGGTGCTGGAGCTGCTGCAGTCCGACCTGGCCGAGGCGACGTACACGCGCCACAACGAGGTGGACGAGTGGGCCGCCCGCCTGCAGGTGGGCAAGCCGCGCTTCGCGCCGCGCGCCCAGCCGGCCCGCGACGCCAGCCACGCCGCCATCACCGTCAACCTGGATGCCTGCATCCAGTGCACCCGCTGCGTGCGCGCCTGCCGCGACGAGCAGGCCAACGACGTGATCGGCCTGGCGCTGCGCGGCGACGCCGCCAAAATCGTGTTCGACATGGACGATCCGATGGGCGCCTCCACCTGCGTGGCCTGCGGCGAATGCGTGCAGGCCTGTCCCACCGGGGCGCTGGCGCCGGCGCGCGGCGCCGCGATGGCCGTGCCGGACCGCCAGGTGGCGTCTGTCTGCCCGTTCTGCGGCGTGGGCTGCCAGCTGACCTACAACGTGCAGGGCAACCGCATCGTCTCGGTGGAGGGGCGCGATGGTCCGGCCAACCACGGCCGCCTGTGCGTCAAGGGCCGCTACGGCTTCGATTACGCGCACCATCCGCAGCGGCTGACCAGGCCGCTGATCCGGCGTGCCGACGCGCCGAAGTCGGCCACGATGGCGATGGACCCGACCCGGGTGCTGGAAGTGTTCCGCGAAGCGAGCTGGGAAGAGGCGCTGGCATTGGCCGGCGGCGGCCTGGCGCGCATCCGCGACCAGTCCGGCCGCAAGGCACTGGCCGGCTTCGGCTCGGCCAAGGGCAGCAACGAGGAAGCCTACCTGTTCCAGAAACTGGTGCGCACGGGCTTCGGCAGCAACAACGTCGACCACTGCACGCGGCTGTGCCACGCCTCCTCGGTGGCGGCCCTGCTGGAAGGGATCGGCTCGGGCGCGGTGTCGAATCCCGTGATGGACGTGCTGCAGGCCGAGGTGGTGCTCGTCATCGGCGCCAACCCCACCGTCAATCATCCGGTGGCGGCGACCTGGATCAAGAACGCGGTGCGAAACGGCACGAAGCTGATCCTGTGCGACCCGCGCCGCTCCGAGCTGGCGCGCCATGCCCACCGCACCTTGCAGTTCAAGCCCGATACCGATGTGGCGCTGCTGAACGCGATGATGCACGTGATCGTGGCCGAAGGCCTGGCCGACCAGGCCTTCATCGCCAGCCGCACCAGCGGCTACGAGGCGCTGGCCGCCAACGTGGCGCAGTACAGCCCGGAGGCAATGGCGCCGCTGTGCGGCATCGACGCGGAGACGATCCGCTACGTGGCGCGGCTGTATGCCACCTCGAAGGGCTCGATGATCCTGTGGGGCATGGGGGTATCGCAGCACGTGCACGGCACCGACAACGCGCGCTGCCTGATCGCGCTGGCGCTGCTGACGGGCCAGATCGGCCGCCCCGGCACCGGGCTGCATCCGCTGCGCGGCCAGAACAACGTGCAGGGCGCCTCCGACGCCGGCCTGATCCCGATGATGTATCCGGACTACCAGCGCGTGACGGAAGCGAGCGTGCGCGAGCGCTTCGCCCAGGCCTGGAACGTGCCGGCCGCGCTGCTGGACGACCAGCCCGGCCTGACGGTGGTGGAGGTGATGGAGGCGATCCTGGCCGGCACGGTCAAGGGCATGTACATCATGGGCGAGAATCCGGCCATGTCCGATCCGGACGCGAACCACGCGCGCGAGGCGCTGGCCGCGCTCGACCTGCTGGTGGTGCAGGACATCTTCCTGACCGAAACGGCCTACCTGGCCGACGTGATCCTGCCGGCCAGCGCATTCCCGGAAAAGACCGGCACCTTCACCAATACCGACCGGCTGGTGCAGCTGGGCCGCCAGGCCATCGAGCCGCCGGGCGAGGCGAGGCAGGATCTGTGGATCATCTGCGAGCTGGCGCGCCGCCTCGGCCTGGACTGGCATTACGATCACGTGGCGCAAGTGTTCGACGAGATGCGCCGCCTGATGCCCAGCATGGCCGGCATCACCTGGCAGCGACTGGAGCGCGATGGCGCGGTCGTGCATCCATGTCCGGAAGAAGCGCACCCCGGCACGCCGGTCGTGTTCACGGACACGTTCCCGCGCCCGGACGGCAAGGCGCGCTTCGTCCCGGCGGACATCATTCCGGCCAACGAACGCCCCGATGCCGAGTATCCGATGGTGCTGATCACGGGCCGCCAGCTGGAGCACTGGCACACCGGCAGCATGACGCGCCGCGCGACGGTACTGGATGCGCTGGAGCCGGACCCGGTGGCGCTGATTCATCCGCTCGACCTGGCCGAACTGGGGGTGGCGCCCGGCGGTGTCGTCACGCTGGCCTCGCGCCGCGGCAGCGTGGCGCTGTATGCGCGGGCGGACGAGGCGTCGCCGCGCGGCGCCGTGTTCGTGCCGTTCTGCTATTACGAGGCGGCGATCAACCGGCTGACCAACGCCGCGCTGGACCCGTACGGCAAGATCCCGGAGTTCAAGTACTGTGCGGTGCGCCTGACGGCCGGCGGTACGGTGGAGGCGCAGGGCAGCTACGGCGGCGGCCAGATGCTGCAGCGGCTGGAGCAACCGGCATGA
- the uvrA gene encoding excinuclease ABC subunit UvrA translates to MKGRQLPGMVRVRGAREHNLKNVDLDIPRDALVVFTGVSGSGKSSLAFGTLYAEAQRRYLESVSPYARRLFHQMPVPQVDEIDGLPPAVALQQQRGSPTTRSSVGSVTTLSNSLRMLYSRAGDYPSGQELLYAESFSPNTPEGACPECHGLGRVYEVTERSMVPDDSLTIRERAVAAWPPAWHGQNLRDILVTLGYDVDTPWRDLPKKDRDWILYTEETPTVPVYAGLTPQETRQALRRKDPPSYQGTFTGARKYVLQTFANTESASMKKRVARYMVSNECPVCRGKRLRAESLSVTFAGHDITDISRLPLARLAQTMRPYADGSAKVSAKERAAHPEKLIVTQRIAQDVLARLDVLLDLGLGYLTLDRSTPTLSPGELQRLRLATQVRSNLFGVVYVLDEPSAGLHPADTVALLRAMDRLKASGNSLFVVEHALDVIRHADWIVDVGPAAGEGGGAVLYSGAPDGLRDVAASQTRRYLFPDAAPPARTVREPAGWLKLAGITRNNLHGLDAAFPLGVLTTVTGVSGSGKSSLVSQVLVELVGRALGHEVAAEPEEGDELDRPAELPLEGRIVAGLEQVRRMVRVDQKPIGRTPRSNLATYTGLFDHVRKLFAATKTAKARRYDAGRFSFNVAKGRCDNCEGEGFVMVELLFLPSVYAPCPVCAGARYNAKTLEVTYRERNIAEVLGMTVDAAWEFFADEPALHRALDVLREVGLGYLRLGQPATELSGGEAQRIKLATELQRASRGDTLYVLDEPTTGLHPADVERLIVQLQKLVDAGNTVVAVEHDMRVVAASDWVVDIGPGAGEEGGTVVAAGPPAQVARSKASRTAPYLRRFLGGPAA, encoded by the coding sequence CGGCGTATCCGGCTCCGGCAAGTCGTCGCTGGCGTTCGGCACGCTGTATGCGGAGGCGCAGCGGCGCTACCTGGAATCGGTATCGCCCTATGCGCGCCGCCTGTTCCACCAGATGCCGGTGCCGCAGGTGGACGAGATCGATGGCCTGCCGCCCGCCGTGGCGCTGCAGCAGCAGCGCGGTTCGCCCACCACGCGCTCGTCGGTGGGCAGCGTGACCACCTTGTCGAACTCGCTGCGCATGCTGTACTCGCGCGCCGGCGACTACCCAAGCGGCCAGGAGCTGCTGTATGCCGAATCGTTCTCGCCGAATACCCCGGAAGGCGCCTGCCCCGAATGCCATGGCCTGGGCCGGGTGTACGAGGTCACGGAGCGCTCGATGGTGCCGGACGACTCGCTGACGATCCGCGAACGCGCCGTCGCGGCCTGGCCGCCGGCCTGGCATGGCCAGAACCTGCGCGACATCCTGGTCACCCTGGGCTACGACGTCGACACGCCATGGCGCGACCTGCCGAAGAAGGACCGCGACTGGATCCTGTACACGGAAGAGACGCCGACGGTGCCGGTCTACGCCGGCTTGACGCCGCAGGAAACCAGGCAGGCCTTGAGACGCAAGGACCCGCCCAGCTACCAGGGCACGTTTACCGGCGCGCGCAAGTACGTGCTGCAGACGTTTGCCAACACGGAAAGCGCGTCCATGAAGAAGCGCGTGGCGCGCTACATGGTCAGCAACGAGTGCCCGGTCTGCCGCGGCAAGCGGCTGCGCGCCGAGTCGCTTTCGGTCACCTTCGCCGGCCACGACATCACCGATATTTCGCGCCTGCCGCTGGCGCGCCTGGCGCAGACGATGCGCCCGTATGCGGACGGCAGCGCGAAAGTCAGCGCCAAGGAGCGCGCGGCGCATCCGGAGAAGCTGATCGTCACGCAGCGCATCGCCCAGGACGTGCTGGCCCGGCTGGACGTGCTGCTCGACCTGGGCCTGGGCTACCTGACGCTGGACCGCAGCACGCCGACCTTGTCGCCGGGCGAACTGCAGCGCCTGCGCCTGGCCACCCAGGTGCGTTCGAACCTGTTCGGCGTGGTCTACGTGCTGGACGAGCCGTCGGCCGGCCTGCATCCGGCCGACACGGTGGCGCTGCTGCGGGCGATGGACCGGCTGAAGGCATCCGGCAACTCGCTGTTCGTCGTCGAGCACGCACTGGACGTGATCCGCCATGCCGACTGGATCGTGGACGTGGGCCCGGCGGCGGGCGAGGGCGGCGGCGCGGTGCTGTACAGCGGCGCGCCGGACGGCCTGCGCGACGTGGCGGCCTCGCAGACGCGGCGCTACCTGTTTCCGGATGCGGCCCCGCCGGCGCGCACGGTGCGCGAGCCGGCCGGCTGGCTGAAGCTGGCCGGCATCACGCGCAACAACCTGCACGGGCTGGACGCGGCCTTTCCTTTGGGGGTGCTGACGACGGTGACGGGCGTGTCCGGCTCCGGCAAATCCAGCCTGGTCAGCCAGGTGCTGGTGGAGCTGGTCGGCCGCGCGCTGGGGCACGAGGTGGCGGCCGAACCGGAGGAAGGTGACGAGCTGGACCGGCCCGCCGAGCTGCCGCTGGAAGGCCGCATCGTGGCGGGACTCGAGCAGGTGCGGCGCATGGTGCGGGTGGACCAGAAGCCGATCGGCCGCACGCCGCGCTCGAACCTGGCCACCTACACCGGCCTGTTCGACCACGTGCGCAAGCTGTTCGCGGCCACGAAAACGGCGAAGGCACGCCGCTACGATGCCGGCCGCTTCTCGTTCAACGTCGCCAAGGGGCGCTGCGACAACTGCGAGGGCGAGGGCTTCGTCATGGTGGAGCTGCTGTTCCTGCCCAGCGTCTACGCGCCGTGCCCGGTCTGCGCCGGCGCGCGCTACAACGCCAAGACGCTGGAGGTGACGTACCGCGAGCGCAATATCGCCGAGGTGCTGGGCATGACGGTGGATGCGGCCTGGGAATTCTTCGCCGACGAACCGGCGCTGCACCGCGCACTGGACGTGCTGCGCGAGGTAGGGCTGGGCTACCTGCGCCTGGGCCAGCCGGCCACGGAACTCTCCGGTGGCGAGGCGCAGCGCATCAAGCTGGCCACCGAATTGCAGCGCGCCTCGCGCGGCGACACCTTGTATGTGCTGGACGAACCGACCACGGGCCTGCACCCGGCGGACGTCGAGCGCCTCATCGTCCAGCTGCAAAAGCTGGTCGATGCCGGCAACACGGTGGTGGCGGTCGAACACGATATGCGCGTGGTGGCGGCGAGCGACTGGGTCGTCGACATCGGCCCGGGCGCGGGCGAGGAGGGCGGCACGGTGGTGGCGGCCGGCCCGCCGGCGCAGGTGGCGCGCAGCAAGGCGAGCCGCACCGCGCCGTATCTGCGGCGCTTCCTGGGCGGCCCGGCAGCGTGA
- a CDS encoding NAD(P)H-dependent oxidoreductase subunit E, which yields MAVAQGSHDAAKAGASRERKRQAPRGRRVEPDALAEVQALLGDAPRRRDLLIEHLHRIQDCYGCLATRHLAALAQELRMAQAEVYEVASFYHHFDIVRAGEAAPAALTVRVCAGLSCEMAGAGALLDRLPALLGTNVRVLAAPCIGRCEQAPAALVGQRAVPVATTRDIAAAAAGTTPPVPAHVGYDDYVAGGGYALLRDCVAGTRSAESLIAALEHAGLRGLGGAGFPAGRKWRIVKAEAGPRLMAVNLDEGEPGTFKDRVYLERDPHRFIEGMLLAAWAVGIRDIYIYVRDEYHDARALLAAELERLQAAAPVPELPAIHLRRGAGAYICGEESAMIESIEGKRGMPRLRPPYVAQVGLFGRPTLEHNFETLYWVRDIVQRGPDWFAGQGRHGRKGLRSYSVSGRVREPGVKLAPAGITVRELIAEYCGGMAEGHTFYGYLPGGASGGILPAALGDVPLDFDTLQPYGCFIGSAAVIVLSQQDSAVAAARNTMRFFRDESCGQCTPCRVGTAKALQLIEAPRWDTALLGELGQVMRDASICGLGQAAPNPVDCVIRYFPQELA from the coding sequence ATCGCCGTCGCCCAGGGAAGCCATGACGCCGCCAAGGCGGGAGCGAGCCGCGAACGCAAGCGTCAGGCCCCGCGCGGGCGCCGCGTCGAGCCGGACGCGCTGGCCGAAGTGCAGGCCTTGCTGGGCGATGCGCCGCGCCGGCGCGACCTGCTGATCGAGCACCTGCACCGCATCCAGGACTGCTACGGTTGCCTGGCCACGCGTCACCTGGCCGCGCTGGCGCAGGAACTGCGCATGGCGCAGGCGGAGGTGTACGAGGTGGCGTCGTTCTATCATCATTTCGACATCGTGCGCGCAGGCGAGGCGGCGCCGGCCGCGTTGACGGTGCGCGTCTGCGCCGGGCTGTCGTGCGAGATGGCCGGCGCCGGCGCGCTGCTGGACAGGCTGCCCGCGCTGCTGGGGACCAACGTGCGCGTGCTCGCCGCGCCCTGCATCGGCCGTTGCGAACAGGCCCCGGCCGCGCTGGTCGGTCAACGGGCCGTGCCCGTCGCCACGACCCGGGACATCGCGGCCGCGGCAGCCGGGACGACGCCACCGGTGCCGGCCCACGTCGGATACGACGACTACGTGGCCGGCGGCGGCTACGCGCTGCTGCGCGACTGCGTGGCCGGCACCCGCAGCGCCGAGTCCTTGATCGCCGCCCTGGAGCACGCCGGCCTGCGCGGCCTGGGCGGCGCCGGCTTCCCGGCCGGGCGCAAATGGCGCATCGTCAAGGCCGAGGCGGGCCCGCGCCTGATGGCCGTCAACCTGGACGAGGGCGAGCCGGGCACGTTCAAAGACCGCGTCTACCTGGAGCGCGATCCGCACCGTTTCATCGAAGGCATGCTGCTGGCGGCATGGGCCGTGGGCATCCGCGACATCTATATCTATGTGCGCGACGAGTACCATGACGCGCGCGCCCTGCTGGCGGCCGAACTGGAACGCCTGCAGGCGGCCGCGCCGGTGCCCGAGCTGCCGGCGATCCACCTGCGCCGCGGCGCCGGGGCCTACATCTGCGGCGAGGAATCGGCGATGATCGAATCGATCGAGGGCAAGCGCGGCATGCCGCGCCTGCGCCCGCCCTACGTGGCCCAGGTCGGCCTGTTCGGCCGGCCCACGCTGGAGCACAATTTCGAGACGCTGTACTGGGTGCGCGACATCGTCCAGCGCGGGCCGGACTGGTTCGCCGGGCAGGGCCGGCATGGTCGCAAGGGCCTGCGTTCCTATTCGGTGTCGGGGCGGGTGCGCGAGCCCGGCGTCAAGCTGGCGCCGGCCGGCATCACGGTGCGCGAACTGATCGCCGAATACTGCGGCGGCATGGCGGAAGGCCACACGTTCTACGGTTACCTGCCGGGCGGCGCCTCGGGCGGCATCCTGCCCGCCGCACTGGGCGACGTGCCGCTCGATTTCGACACCCTGCAGCCGTACGGCTGCTTCATCGGCTCGGCCGCCGTCATCGTGCTGTCGCAACAGGACAGCGCCGTGGCGGCCGCGCGCAACACCATGCGCTTCTTCCGCGACGAGTCGTGCGGCCAGTGCACGCCGTGCCGGGTCGGTACCGCCAAGGCGCTGCAGCTGATCGAGGCGCCGCGCTGGGATACGGCCCTGCTGGGCGAACTGGGGCAGGTGATGCGCGACGCGTCGATCTGCGGCCTGGGCCAGGCGGCGCCGAATCCGGTCGACTGCGTGATCCGCTACTTCCCGCAGGAGCTGGCATGA